The Magnolia sinica isolate HGM2019 chromosome 9, MsV1, whole genome shotgun sequence genome contains a region encoding:
- the LOC131254751 gene encoding aquaporin SIP1-2-like isoform X2 gives MGVVKLAICDGLITFTWMFCVSGLGVLASIIASALNLDHHLVGPLPNLVIDTVLISLIVFFFTLLGQLLGGASFNPTATASFYAAGVGGVHDDLVSVGLRLPAQAAGAVGGAMAIMEFMPPQYKHMLVGPSLKVDQHTGAIAEGVLTFLISFAALLIIQKGPKNVLLQTCLLSVSTMSMIVAGSGYTGPSMNPVNERCLNFEHQ, from the exons atggGTGTGGTGAAGCTGGCTATTTGCGATGGGCTCATCACATTCACGTGGATGTTCTGCGTTTCCGGACTAGGCGTTTTGGCGTCCATCATAGCGTCAGCTCTCAATCTGGaccatcatctggtgggcccactcCCCAATCTCGTTATCGACACCGTTCTCATTTCTCTCATCGTCTTCTTCTTCACACTCCTCGGCCAGCTCTTGGGTGGCGCCAGCTTCAATCCCACAGCCACCGCCTCTTTCTACGCTGCTGGcgttggtggggtccacgacgACCTCGTTTCTGTCGGCCTGCGCCTCCCTGCACAG GCAGCTGGGGCAGTTGGTGGGGCCATGGCGATCATGGAATTCATGCCTCCACAGTACAAACATATGCTTGTGGGACCTTCTTTGAAAGTCGACCAGCACACTGGGGCCATTGCTGAAGGTGTCTTGACCTTCTTAATAAGCTTTGCTGCTCTTCTCATAATCCAGAAGGGGCCCAAAAATGTACTGTTGCAGACATGTCTGCTATCTGTTTCGACCATGTCAATGATTGTTGCAGGATCTGGTTATACTGGGCCATCCATGAATCCTGTCAAT GAACGATGCCTGAATTTTGAACACCAGTAG
- the LOC131254751 gene encoding aquaporin SIP1-1-like isoform X1: MGVVKLAICDGLITFTWMFCVSGLGVLASIIASALNLDHHLVGPLPNLVIDTVLISLIVFFFTLLGQLLGGASFNPTATASFYAAGVGGVHDDLVSVGLRLPAQAAGAVGGAMAIMEFMPPQYKHMLVGPSLKVDQHTGAIAEGVLTFLISFAALLIIQKGPKNVLLQTCLLSVSTMSMIVAGSGYTGPSMNPVNAFGWAYLNKSHNTWEQFYVYWICPFIGAILAAWVFRFIFPPPVKQKKA; this comes from the exons atggGTGTGGTGAAGCTGGCTATTTGCGATGGGCTCATCACATTCACGTGGATGTTCTGCGTTTCCGGACTAGGCGTTTTGGCGTCCATCATAGCGTCAGCTCTCAATCTGGaccatcatctggtgggcccactcCCCAATCTCGTTATCGACACCGTTCTCATTTCTCTCATCGTCTTCTTCTTCACACTCCTCGGCCAGCTCTTGGGTGGCGCCAGCTTCAATCCCACAGCCACCGCCTCTTTCTACGCTGCTGGcgttggtggggtccacgacgACCTCGTTTCTGTCGGCCTGCGCCTCCCTGCACAG GCAGCTGGGGCAGTTGGTGGGGCCATGGCGATCATGGAATTCATGCCTCCACAGTACAAACATATGCTTGTGGGACCTTCTTTGAAAGTCGACCAGCACACTGGGGCCATTGCTGAAGGTGTCTTGACCTTCTTAATAAGCTTTGCTGCTCTTCTCATAATCCAGAAGGGGCCCAAAAATGTACTGTTGCAGACATGTCTGCTATCTGTTTCGACCATGTCAATGATTGTTGCAGGATCTGGTTATACTGGGCCATCCATGAATCCTGTCAAT GCGTTTGGCTGGGCATATCTCAATAAATCCCACAATACATGGGAGCAGTTCTATGTTTACTGGATTTGCCCCTTCATTGGAGCGATTCTTGCTGCTTGGGTTTTCCGGTTTATCTTCCCACCTCCTGTTAAGCAGAAGAAAGCCTGA